A genomic window from Streptomyces sp. WMMC940 includes:
- a CDS encoding SGM_3592 family protein, producing the protein MQEQPDPRPDPGPDAEEHGAGPGPGPEEHGAGPASRAPHSGPGGGLPGPADVGGGAGGRPRGGAGGGASGAGGGARGDAWDEVVLDEDFVRAAGTSEPSARARMLTARWRGSAPERQPWRSDGPPAGWFWSRARARRRGGRRWWRRWRRS; encoded by the coding sequence ATGCAGGAGCAGCCGGACCCCCGACCGGATCCGGGACCGGACGCGGAGGAGCACGGAGCGGGACCTGGCCCGGGCCCGGAGGAGCACGGAGCGGGACCGGCGTCCCGCGCGCCCCACAGCGGCCCCGGCGGCGGACTGCCGGGCCCGGCCGACGTGGGCGGAGGTGCGGGCGGTCGTCCCCGGGGTGGTGCCGGCGGCGGAGCTTCCGGAGCCGGCGGGGGCGCTCGGGGGGACGCCTGGGACGAGGTGGTTCTCGACGAGGACTTCGTGCGTGCCGCGGGAACCTCCGAGCCGTCGGCCCGGGCGCGGATGCTCACCGCTCGGTGGCGCGGCTCCGCGCCCGAACGGCAGCCCTGGCGCTCGGACGGGCCGCCCGCGGGCTGGTTCTGGAGCCGGGCCCGAGCACGGCGCCGCGGCGGCCGACGCTGGTGGCGCCGGTGGCGCAGGTCCTGA
- a CDS encoding ABC transporter permease codes for MSNGTTRTGTALTETTRIHNIGYRNYDGARLGRAYARRSLFAQSLRGAYGLGRSARSKVLPMILFAVMCVPAAIVVAVAVTTKMKELPLDYTRYAIVTQAVIALFLAAQAPQSVSRDLRFKTVPLYFSRPIERVDYVLAKFGAMASALFVLTAAPLLILWIGSLLAKMDFADQTKGFAQGLVSVALLSLLFGGLGLVLAALTPRRGFGVAAVIATLTITYGAVSTVQAIAYETGSEGAVEWLGLFSPVTLIDGVQTAFLGASSSFPGGQGPGTGTGVVYLLAVLALVAGSYGVLMRRYRKVGL; via the coding sequence ATGAGCAACGGGACGACCCGCACGGGGACGGCGCTCACCGAGACCACCCGTATCCACAACATCGGGTACCGCAACTACGACGGCGCGCGGCTCGGCCGCGCCTACGCCCGCCGTTCGCTCTTCGCGCAGTCGCTTCGGGGGGCGTACGGGCTCGGCCGCTCCGCCCGGTCGAAGGTGCTGCCCATGATCCTCTTCGCGGTCATGTGCGTGCCCGCGGCGATCGTGGTCGCCGTGGCGGTGACCACCAAGATGAAGGAACTGCCCCTCGACTACACGCGCTACGCGATCGTCACGCAGGCGGTCATCGCCCTCTTCCTCGCCGCTCAGGCCCCGCAGTCCGTGTCGCGGGACCTGCGCTTCAAGACCGTGCCGCTGTACTTCTCGCGGCCCATCGAACGCGTCGACTACGTCCTGGCCAAGTTCGGCGCGATGGCCTCGGCGCTCTTCGTCCTCACCGCCGCACCCCTCCTGATCCTCTGGATCGGCTCGCTGCTGGCGAAGATGGACTTCGCCGACCAGACGAAGGGCTTCGCACAGGGACTGGTCTCCGTGGCGCTCCTCTCGCTCCTCTTCGGCGGTCTCGGTCTCGTCCTGGCCGCGCTGACCCCGCGCCGCGGCTTCGGCGTCGCGGCGGTCATCGCCACGCTCACCATCACCTACGGGGCGGTGTCCACGGTCCAGGCCATCGCCTACGAGACCGGGTCCGAAGGCGCGGTGGAGTGGCTCGGGCTCTTCTCGCCCGTCACCCTCATCGACGGTGTGCAGACCGCCTTCCTCGGCGCGTCCTCCTCCTTCCCCGGCGGACAGGGGCCCGGCACGGGCACCGGAGTGGTCTATCTGCTGGCCGTCCTCGCGCTCGTCGCCGGTTCGTACGGCGTCCTGATGCGCCGCTACCGAAAGGTCGGGCTCTGA
- a CDS encoding HAD family hydrolase — MSFPYRLIATDLDGTLLRSDETVSQRTRDALAAATAAGAAHIVVTGRAVPWTRHILDDLGYQGLAVCGQGAQVYHAGENKLLTSVTLDRRLAGLALAKLEAEVGPLDLAASRDGLDGKVVVSPGYRVQEGPLRVLVSDDPAELWAAPLNKLYIQHPALGDDELTRVARSTVGGLVDVVMAGEGIVEILPLGLSKATGLSLAARRLGVKSTQTIAFGDMPNDIPMFGWAAHGVAMANAHDELKAVAHEITASNEHDGIALVLEELLGR; from the coding sequence GTGAGCTTTCCGTACCGCCTGATCGCCACGGATCTCGACGGGACTCTGCTGCGCTCCGACGAGACCGTCTCGCAGCGCACGCGTGACGCGCTCGCCGCCGCCACGGCGGCGGGCGCCGCCCACATCGTCGTCACGGGACGAGCCGTCCCCTGGACCCGGCACATCCTCGACGACCTGGGCTACCAGGGCCTCGCGGTCTGCGGACAGGGCGCACAGGTGTACCACGCGGGTGAGAACAAGCTGCTCACCTCGGTGACGCTGGACCGCCGGCTGGCCGGCCTCGCCCTCGCCAAGCTGGAGGCGGAGGTCGGCCCGCTCGACCTGGCGGCGAGCCGCGACGGCCTGGACGGGAAGGTGGTCGTCAGCCCCGGCTACCGGGTCCAGGAGGGTCCGCTCCGGGTCCTGGTCTCCGACGACCCGGCCGAGCTGTGGGCTGCTCCGCTGAACAAGCTCTACATCCAGCATCCGGCCCTCGGCGACGACGAGCTGACCCGCGTCGCGCGGTCGACGGTCGGCGGTCTGGTGGACGTGGTGATGGCCGGCGAGGGCATCGTCGAGATCCTCCCCCTCGGCCTGAGCAAGGCCACCGGCCTGTCGCTGGCCGCCCGCCGGCTGGGGGTGAAGTCCACCCAGACGATCGCCTTCGGCGACATGCCCAACGACATCCCCATGTTCGGCTGGGCCGCACACGGTGTCGCGATGGCCAACGCCCACGACGAACTGAAGGCCGTGGCACACGAGATCACGGCGTCGAACGAGCACGACGGCATCGCCCTGGTGCTGGAGGAGCTGCTGGGGCGCTAG
- a CDS encoding ABC transporter permease subunit, with amino-acid sequence MYNPTVARLTYRALLGRRRAAILFVLPALLLLIAAAVRAFNGVDDQVASDVLGGFALATMVPLIGVIAGTGAIGPEIDDGSIVYLLAKPVKRPTIIVTKLTVAIAVTMVFSAVPTFVAGYILNGNGQQIAVAYTVAALVASIAYAALFLLLGTVSRHAVVIGLVYALVWETLFGSLVPGARTLSVQQWSLALAERIGGEGMITSDVGLPLATALLVGVTLLATGYAGQKLRTLTLAGEE; translated from the coding sequence ATGTACAACCCGACAGTCGCCCGGCTCACCTACCGGGCCCTCCTCGGCAGGCGCCGTGCGGCGATCCTCTTCGTCCTCCCCGCCCTGCTGCTGCTCATCGCCGCCGCCGTACGTGCGTTCAACGGCGTCGACGACCAGGTCGCCTCCGACGTGCTGGGCGGTTTCGCCCTCGCCACGATGGTGCCCCTGATCGGCGTGATCGCCGGAACGGGGGCGATCGGGCCCGAGATCGACGACGGCTCGATCGTCTATCTGCTGGCCAAGCCGGTGAAGCGGCCGACGATCATCGTCACCAAGCTGACCGTGGCGATCGCCGTGACCATGGTGTTCTCCGCGGTCCCCACGTTCGTCGCGGGATACATCCTCAACGGCAACGGACAGCAGATCGCCGTGGCCTACACGGTCGCGGCGCTGGTCGCGTCCATCGCGTACGCCGCGCTGTTCCTGCTGCTCGGCACGGTCAGCCGGCACGCGGTCGTGATCGGTCTGGTCTACGCGCTGGTGTGGGAGACGCTCTTCGGCAGCCTGGTGCCCGGGGCGCGGACGCTCAGCGTGCAGCAGTGGTCGCTGGCCCTGGCCGAACGGATCGGCGGGGAAGGGATGATCACCTCCGACGTGGGCCTGCCGCTCGCGACGGCGCTGCTCGTCGGGGTCACGCTGCTGGCGACGGGATACGCCGGGCAGAAGCTGAGGACGCTGACGCTGGCCGGTGAGGAGTAG
- a CDS encoding SDR family oxidoreductase, whose protein sequence is MSTGIDGARERRVRTGGIELCVAELGDERQPTVVLVHGYPDSKEVWSEVASRLAARFHVVLYDVRGHGRSTAPMPLRGGFTLEKLTDDFLAVADAVSPDRPVHLVGHDWGSVQSWEFVTVKRTEGRIASFTSVSGPSLDHFGHWIKKRAIRPTPRRVAQLLGQGAKSWYVYMLHTPVLPEMAWRGPLGRRWPRILERLEKVPGGDYPTASLPSDAAHGAWLYRDNVRYRLRHPRADAYAHVPVQLITPTGDAFLSERLYDDLALWTPRLVRRTLPAKHWVPRTRPDQLARWIAEFVTAHEEGGGSDNSRLAPATGSPVKYAERFGGQLVLVTGAASGIGRATAFAFAEAGARVVAVDRDGEGAARTAETARLIGAPEAWPETVDVSDEAAMEKLAEKVAGEYGVVDVLVNNAGIGLSGSFLDTTTDDWRRVLDVNLWGVIHGCRLFGGQMAERGQGGHIVNTASAAAFQPSRALPAYATSKAAVLMLSECLRAELAGRGIGVSAICPGIVNTNITATARFAGVSEEEENRLRKKSSKLYGRRNYPPEKVAAAILRAVLDDQAVVPVTPEARGARLLSRFTPGVLRAIARLEPPL, encoded by the coding sequence GTGAGCACGGGGATCGACGGAGCGCGCGAGCGCCGGGTGCGTACGGGCGGGATCGAGCTGTGCGTGGCCGAGCTCGGTGACGAACGGCAGCCGACCGTCGTGCTGGTGCACGGCTATCCGGACAGCAAGGAAGTGTGGTCCGAGGTCGCGTCCCGGCTGGCGGCCCGGTTCCACGTGGTGCTGTACGACGTCCGGGGCCACGGGCGCTCCACGGCTCCGATGCCGCTGCGTGGGGGCTTCACCCTGGAGAAGCTGACGGACGACTTCCTGGCGGTGGCGGACGCGGTCAGCCCGGACCGGCCGGTGCATCTGGTGGGCCACGACTGGGGCTCGGTGCAGTCCTGGGAGTTCGTCACGGTGAAGCGGACCGAGGGGAGGATCGCCTCGTTCACGTCCGTGTCCGGGCCGTCGCTCGACCACTTCGGCCACTGGATCAAGAAGCGTGCCATCCGGCCCACTCCGCGCCGGGTGGCACAGCTGCTCGGCCAGGGCGCCAAGTCCTGGTACGTGTACATGCTGCACACCCCGGTCCTGCCCGAGATGGCCTGGCGCGGGCCGCTGGGCCGGCGATGGCCGAGGATCCTGGAGCGGTTGGAGAAGGTACCGGGCGGTGACTACCCCACCGCCTCCCTGCCGTCGGACGCGGCGCACGGGGCCTGGCTCTACCGCGACAACGTCCGCTACCGGCTGCGCCACCCCCGCGCCGACGCGTACGCGCACGTGCCGGTACAGCTGATCACCCCTACCGGTGACGCGTTCCTCTCCGAGCGGCTCTACGACGACCTCGCCCTGTGGACCCCGCGGCTCGTGCGTCGCACACTGCCGGCCAAGCACTGGGTGCCCCGCACCCGTCCGGATCAACTGGCCCGCTGGATCGCCGAGTTCGTGACCGCCCACGAGGAGGGGGGCGGCTCGGACAACTCCCGGCTCGCTCCCGCGACGGGGTCTCCGGTGAAGTACGCGGAGCGATTCGGCGGGCAGTTGGTGCTGGTCACGGGCGCGGCCAGCGGCATCGGACGGGCGACGGCGTTCGCGTTCGCCGAGGCCGGAGCGCGCGTGGTCGCGGTGGACCGGGACGGCGAAGGGGCCGCCAGGACGGCGGAGACGGCCCGGCTGATCGGAGCGCCGGAGGCATGGCCCGAGACGGTCGACGTCTCCGACGAGGCGGCGATGGAGAAGCTCGCCGAGAAGGTCGCCGGCGAGTACGGCGTCGTGGACGTGCTCGTGAACAACGCCGGGATCGGGCTCTCCGGCTCGTTCCTGGACACCACCACCGACGACTGGCGCAGGGTGCTCGACGTCAACCTGTGGGGCGTCATCCACGGCTGTCGGCTCTTCGGCGGACAGATGGCCGAGCGGGGCCAGGGCGGCCACATCGTCAACACGGCATCGGCAGCGGCCTTTCAGCCCTCCAGGGCCCTGCCCGCGTACGCCACGTCGAAGGCCGCGGTCCTGATGCTGAGCGAGTGCCTGCGGGCGGAGCTGGCCGGCCGGGGCATCGGGGTCTCGGCGATCTGCCCCGGCATCGTGAACACGAACATCACGGCAACGGCGCGCTTCGCCGGAGTCTCCGAGGAGGAGGAGAATCGGCTGCGGAAGAAGAGCTCGAAGCTCTACGGGAGGCGCAACTACCCCCCGGAGAAGGTGGCCGCGGCGATCCTCCGCGCCGTCCTGGACGACCAGGCGGTGGTGCCGGTGACCCCGGAGGCCCGGGGAGCCCGGCTGCTGTCCCGGTTCACACCCGGGGTTCTGCGGGCGATAGCCCGGTTGGAGCCTCCGCTGTGA
- the efeB gene encoding iron uptake transporter deferrochelatase/peroxidase subunit, giving the protein MSDNEISRRRLLGTVGAAGATGLALGAAGGAAGYAAVAADPAAALATVGSTVESFHGERQAGITTPMQSHGHLVAFDLAPGAGRKEATALMRRWSATAARLTAGEPADDDTGVALDAGPSSLTVTFGFGRTFFDRTGLAAQRPVQLDPLPAFSGDRLDPRRSEGDLWVQIGANDALVAFHALRAVQKSAGGAARTRWQMNGFNRSPGITSRPMTSRNLMGQIDGTRNPKPSDPDFDRRVFVPAPGSGSGSPDQPAWMAGGSYAVVRRIRMLLDDWEKLNLKDQELVIGRRKSDGAPLTGGGETTELDLDRTGPDGSLVIPADAHARISAPEQNAGAAMLRRPFSYHDGMAADGSPDAGLLFVCWQADPLRGFVPVQRKLDRGDALSPFVRHEASGLFAVPGGADEGGYVGSRLLES; this is encoded by the coding sequence ATGAGCGACAACGAGATCTCGCGACGCAGGCTGCTCGGCACGGTCGGCGCCGCCGGAGCGACCGGACTGGCCCTCGGCGCGGCGGGCGGCGCCGCCGGGTATGCGGCCGTCGCCGCGGACCCCGCTGCCGCCCTGGCGACCGTCGGCTCCACCGTCGAGTCGTTCCACGGCGAGCGCCAGGCGGGCATCACCACACCGATGCAGTCCCACGGCCATCTCGTCGCCTTCGACCTGGCGCCGGGGGCGGGCCGGAAGGAGGCGACCGCGCTGATGCGCCGCTGGTCGGCCACCGCCGCCCGGCTGACGGCGGGCGAGCCCGCCGACGACGACACCGGTGTCGCCCTGGACGCGGGCCCCTCCTCCCTCACGGTCACCTTCGGCTTCGGCCGGACCTTCTTCGACCGCACGGGGCTGGCCGCACAACGGCCCGTCCAGCTCGACCCGCTGCCGGCGTTCTCCGGCGACCGGCTGGATCCGCGCCGTTCGGAGGGCGACCTCTGGGTGCAGATCGGCGCCAACGACGCGCTGGTCGCCTTCCACGCGCTGCGCGCCGTCCAGAAGTCGGCGGGCGGGGCCGCGCGGACTCGCTGGCAGATGAACGGCTTCAACCGTTCGCCGGGGATCACGTCCCGGCCGATGACCAGCCGCAACCTCATGGGCCAGATCGACGGCACCCGCAACCCCAAGCCGTCCGATCCCGACTTCGACCGCCGTGTGTTCGTCCCGGCGCCCGGGTCCGGGTCGGGCTCGCCGGATCAGCCGGCCTGGATGGCGGGCGGCTCGTACGCCGTCGTACGCCGCATCCGGATGCTGCTCGACGACTGGGAGAAGCTGAACCTGAAGGACCAGGAGCTGGTGATCGGCCGCCGCAAGTCCGACGGCGCCCCTCTGACCGGCGGCGGCGAGACGACCGAGCTCGATCTCGACCGGACCGGGCCGGACGGTTCCCTGGTCATCCCGGCCGACGCCCACGCCCGGATCTCCGCCCCGGAGCAGAACGCGGGCGCGGCGATGCTGCGCCGGCCGTTCTCGTACCACGACGGCATGGCGGCGGACGGCTCTCCCGACGCGGGTCTGCTCTTCGTCTGCTGGCAGGCCGACCCCCTGCGGGGCTTCGTGCCGGTCCAGCGGAAGCTGGACCGCGGCGACGCGCTGTCCCCCTTCGTCCGGCACGAGGCGAGCGGCCTCTTCGCCGTCCCGGGCGGCGCGGACGAGGGCGGGTACGTCGGCAGCCGGCTGCTGGAGTCGTGA
- the pheA gene encoding prephenate dehydratase, which translates to MSATRYTYLGPEGTFTEAALRTLPEAATRELVPMVSVPAALDAVRNGEAAAALVPIENSVEGGVTATVDELASGEPLMIYREVLLPISFALLVRPGTKLSDVKTVTGHPVAQPQVRNWLRAHLPDAVWESAASNADGARLVQEGRFDAAFAGEFAAATYGLEALVTEIHDAQNAETRFVLVGRPARPAAPTGADKTSVVIWQRDDHPGALLELLQEFAVRGVNLMLLQSRPTGAGIGNYCFAIDAEGHVSDRRVGEALMGLKRICPKVRFLGSYPQAGLAAPARGGRTPRPGTSDAEFVDAAEWLARCQDGRA; encoded by the coding sequence ATGTCCGCCACGCGCTACACGTACCTCGGCCCCGAGGGCACCTTCACCGAGGCCGCCCTGCGCACCCTCCCGGAGGCCGCCACCCGCGAACTCGTCCCGATGGTGTCCGTGCCGGCCGCCCTGGACGCCGTGCGCAACGGTGAGGCCGCTGCCGCGCTGGTGCCGATCGAGAACTCGGTGGAGGGCGGCGTCACGGCGACCGTCGACGAGCTGGCCTCCGGCGAGCCGCTGATGATCTACCGCGAGGTGCTGCTGCCGATCTCCTTCGCGCTGCTGGTGCGGCCGGGGACGAAGCTGTCGGACGTGAAGACGGTGACCGGCCACCCGGTCGCCCAGCCGCAGGTGCGGAACTGGCTGCGGGCCCACCTCCCGGACGCGGTGTGGGAGTCGGCGGCGTCGAACGCGGACGGTGCACGGCTGGTGCAGGAGGGCCGCTTCGACGCGGCCTTCGCGGGTGAGTTCGCGGCGGCGACCTACGGGCTCGAGGCTCTGGTCACCGAGATCCACGACGCGCAGAACGCGGAGACGCGCTTCGTCCTGGTGGGCCGTCCGGCGCGGCCCGCGGCCCCGACCGGCGCGGACAAGACGTCGGTGGTCATCTGGCAGCGGGACGACCATCCGGGAGCTCTGCTGGAGCTCCTCCAGGAATTCGCGGTGCGCGGCGTCAACCTGATGCTGCTCCAGTCGCGGCCCACGGGCGCGGGCATCGGGAACTACTGCTTCGCGATCGACGCGGAAGGCCATGTCTCGGACCGGCGGGTGGGGGAGGCGCTGATGGGACTGAAGCGCATCTGCCCGAAGGTGCGGTTCCTCGGGTCCTACCCGCAGGCGGGGTTGGCGGCTCCGGCGCGGGGCGGGCGCACGCCGCGCCCCGGGACCTCGGACGCGGAGTTCGTGGACGCGGCGGAGTGGCTGGCGCGCTGTCAGGACGGCCGCGCGTAA
- a CDS encoding ABC transporter ATP-binding protein, with the protein MIVTESLSKRFPRVTALDRLSLDIGPGVTGLVGANGAGKSTLIKILLGLSPATEGRAEVLGLDVATSGAAIRERVGYMPEHDCLPPDVSATEFVVHMARMSGLPPTAARERTADTLRHVGLYEERYRPIGGYSTGMKQRVKLAQALVHDPRLVLLDEPTNGLDPVGRDEMLGLIRRVHTDFGISVLVTSHLLGELERTCDHVVVVDGGRLLRSSSTSDFTKTTTSLAVEVTDSDTHPDGTAALREALTAAGVTLHAGVEDGLPGAGHILLLEATGEETYDTVRDTVAALGLGLVRMEQRRHHIAEVFRPEAAAQPMEVPAR; encoded by the coding sequence GTGATCGTGACCGAAAGCCTGAGCAAGCGGTTCCCCCGGGTGACCGCGCTTGACCGGCTCTCCCTGGACATCGGGCCCGGCGTGACCGGACTCGTGGGCGCCAACGGGGCCGGCAAGTCCACACTGATCAAGATCCTGCTGGGTCTGTCCCCCGCCACGGAGGGCCGCGCCGAGGTGCTCGGCCTCGACGTCGCCACCTCCGGTGCCGCCATCCGTGAGCGCGTCGGCTACATGCCCGAGCACGACTGCCTGCCGCCGGACGTCTCGGCCACCGAGTTCGTCGTCCACATGGCGCGCATGTCCGGACTCCCTCCGACCGCGGCACGCGAGCGCACCGCGGACACCCTGCGCCACGTCGGCCTCTACGAGGAGCGCTACCGGCCCATCGGCGGCTACTCGACCGGCATGAAGCAGCGTGTGAAGCTCGCCCAGGCCCTGGTCCACGACCCGCGGCTGGTACTGCTGGACGAGCCGACCAACGGCCTCGACCCGGTCGGCCGGGACGAGATGCTCGGCCTGATCCGCCGTGTCCACACCGACTTCGGCATCTCGGTCCTGGTCACCTCGCACCTCCTCGGCGAGCTCGAGCGCACCTGCGACCACGTCGTCGTCGTCGACGGCGGCCGGCTGCTGCGCTCCAGCTCCACCAGCGACTTCACCAAGACCACGACGAGCCTCGCGGTCGAGGTCACCGACTCCGACACCCACCCCGACGGGACCGCGGCTCTGCGCGAGGCGCTGACGGCCGCCGGGGTCACCCTGCACGCCGGGGTCGAGGACGGTCTGCCGGGCGCCGGCCACATCCTCCTGTTGGAGGCCACCGGCGAGGAGACCTACGACACCGTCCGGGACACCGTCGCCGCCCTCGGCCTCGGCCTCGTACGGATGGAACAGCGCCGCCACCACATCGCGGAGGTCTTCCGCCCCGAGGCGGCGGCCCAGCCCATGGAGGTGCCGGCGCGATGA
- the serS gene encoding serine--tRNA ligase: MIDLRLLREDPDRVRASQRARGEDVELVDALLSADERRRSSGVRFDELRSEQKSLGKLIPKASPDERAELLKKAEQLKSDVKAAEAEQNEAEEETRRLLLGLGNLVHPDVPVGGEEDFVVLETHGTVRDFGAEGFEPKDHLELGEALGAIDVERGAKVSGSRFYYLTGVGALLELALVNAAMAQATEAGFTPMLTPALVRPRAMEGTGFLGQAAENVYHLEKDDFYLVGTSEVPLAAYHMDEILDSDKLPLRYAGFSPCFRREAGTYGKDTRGIFRVHQFDKVEMFSYVHPDDAENEHKRLLEWEKQWLTGLELPFQVIDVATGDLGASASRKYDCEAWIPTQGKYRELTSASNCDGFQARRLSVRMRDGKQVKPLATLNGTLCAVPRTIVAILENHQLADGSVRVPEVLRPYLGGREVLEPVAK; encoded by the coding sequence GTGATTGACCTTCGCCTGCTCCGTGAGGACCCCGACCGTGTTCGCGCCTCCCAGCGCGCCCGTGGAGAGGACGTCGAACTCGTCGACGCCCTGCTCTCCGCCGATGAGCGGCGCAGGTCGTCCGGCGTCCGCTTCGACGAACTCCGCTCCGAGCAGAAGTCGCTCGGCAAGCTCATCCCCAAGGCGTCCCCGGACGAGCGCGCCGAGCTGCTGAAGAAGGCCGAGCAGCTCAAGTCCGACGTCAAGGCGGCCGAGGCCGAGCAGAACGAGGCCGAGGAAGAGACCCGCCGGCTGCTGCTCGGGCTGGGCAACCTGGTCCACCCGGACGTCCCGGTCGGCGGCGAGGAGGACTTCGTCGTCCTGGAGACGCACGGCACCGTCCGCGACTTCGGCGCCGAGGGCTTCGAGCCCAAGGACCACCTGGAGCTCGGGGAGGCGCTGGGCGCCATCGACGTCGAGCGCGGCGCGAAGGTGTCCGGCTCCCGCTTCTACTACCTGACGGGCGTCGGCGCCCTGCTGGAGCTCGCCCTCGTCAACGCCGCCATGGCGCAGGCCACCGAGGCGGGCTTCACGCCGATGCTGACCCCGGCGCTGGTCCGCCCGCGCGCCATGGAGGGTACGGGCTTCCTCGGCCAGGCCGCGGAGAACGTCTACCACCTGGAGAAGGACGACTTCTATCTCGTCGGCACGTCCGAGGTCCCGCTCGCGGCATACCACATGGACGAGATCCTCGACTCCGACAAGCTGCCGCTGCGGTACGCGGGCTTCTCGCCGTGCTTCCGCCGCGAGGCCGGCACCTACGGCAAGGACACCCGCGGCATCTTCCGCGTCCACCAGTTCGACAAGGTCGAGATGTTCTCCTACGTCCACCCGGACGACGCCGAGAACGAGCACAAGCGGCTGCTGGAGTGGGAGAAGCAGTGGCTGACCGGCCTGGAGCTGCCGTTCCAGGTGATCGACGTGGCCACCGGAGACCTGGGGGCCTCGGCCTCCCGCAAGTACGACTGCGAGGCGTGGATCCCGACCCAGGGGAAGTACCGCGAGCTCACGTCGGCGTCGAACTGCGACGGTTTCCAGGCCCGCCGGCTGTCGGTCCGCATGCGCGACGGCAAGCAGGTCAAGCCGCTCGCGACGCTGAACGGCACGCTGTGCGCCGTGCCGCGCACGATCGTCGCGATCCTGGAGAACCACCAGCTGGCCGACGGCTCGGTGCGGGTGCCCGAGGTCCTGCGGCCCTACCTCGGCGGCCGTGAGGTCCTGGAGCCGGTCGCCAAGTGA
- a CDS encoding ABC transporter ATP-binding protein encodes MTTVHIDHASRWFGNVVAVNDVTMTIGPGVTGLLGPNGAGKSTLINMMGGFLAPSTGTVTLDGEAIWRNESVYRQIGVVPEREAMYDFLTGREFVLANAELHGLGAKEAQRALATVEMEPAQDRKIATYSKGMRQRVKMASALVHEPSVLLLDEPFNGMDPRQRMQLMDLLRRMGGEGRTVLFSSHILEEVEQLASHIEVIVAGRHAASGDFRRIRRLMTDRPHRYLVRSSDDRALAAALIADPSTAGIEVDVQEGALRIQAVDFGRFTELLPRVAREHSIRLLTVSPSDESLESVFSYLVAA; translated from the coding sequence ATGACCACTGTCCACATCGACCACGCCTCGCGCTGGTTCGGCAACGTGGTGGCCGTCAACGACGTGACCATGACCATCGGGCCCGGCGTCACCGGACTCCTCGGCCCCAACGGGGCCGGCAAATCCACGCTCATCAACATGATGGGCGGCTTCCTCGCCCCCTCGACGGGCACCGTCACCCTCGACGGTGAAGCGATCTGGCGCAACGAATCGGTCTACCGGCAGATCGGCGTCGTGCCCGAGCGGGAGGCGATGTACGACTTCCTCACGGGACGGGAGTTCGTCCTCGCCAACGCCGAACTGCACGGCCTCGGGGCCAAGGAGGCCCAGCGCGCCCTGGCCACGGTGGAGATGGAGCCCGCGCAGGACCGCAAGATCGCCACGTACAGCAAGGGCATGCGCCAGCGGGTCAAGATGGCCTCCGCCCTGGTGCACGAGCCGAGCGTGCTGCTCCTCGACGAGCCGTTCAACGGTATGGACCCGCGCCAGCGCATGCAGCTCATGGACCTGCTCCGGCGCATGGGGGGCGAGGGACGCACGGTCCTGTTCTCCTCCCACATCCTGGAGGAGGTCGAGCAACTCGCCTCCCACATCGAGGTGATCGTGGCGGGACGGCACGCGGCGAGCGGTGACTTCCGCAGGATCCGACGGCTGATGACGGACCGGCCGCACCGCTATCTGGTGCGGTCCAGCGACGACCGGGCGCTCGCCGCCGCGCTGATCGCGGACCCGTCGACCGCCGGCATCGAAGTGGACGTCCAGGAAGGCGCGTTGCGCATCCAGGCGGTCGACTTCGGTCGCTTCACGGAGCTGCTGCCGAGGGTGGCCCGTGAGCACTCCATCCGGCTGCTCACCGTCTCGCCCTCCGACGAGTCCCTCGAATCGGTCTTCTCCTACCTCGTAGCGGCCTGA